Genomic DNA from Fodinicurvata sp. EGI_FJ10296:
TTCGACCGTCGCGCTTTCGCCGTCCGCGGCCCGATCGACGACGAACGCGACGTCATGGCCGTCGACCTGGAGGACGCCTTCGCTGTCCGTGCCATTCCACCCGTCGAAGCCGAACACGGCGCCATCGAGTTGATCGAAGGTCACGACCGCACGATTCAGGGTGTCCCCGTCATCGCCATGGCCCAGCGAAACACGCGGCGAGGTCGAGACCGTTTCCAGGTTTTCGATGAAGACCGGATCGACGTTCAGCCGGAATACGAGGTCGTTGAAGTCGCTGTCGCCGCCGGGACGAGCCAGATCCTCGAACCCGATCAACAGTTCACCGGTATCGACGCCCCAGGCATCCAGTTCGCCGCGGTCCTCGCCGACGACGCCACTCATGGCCTGCTGCTTGTTCGACGTGTTCAGGCCCAGCGTGTCGCCGTTGGCGGCCGTGTGGAAAACGTCGTTGGAGACGGTCCCGCTGCGGGCATTGCCGTGATCGTCGACATAGTCGAAGGTCAGGCGCGGCGTGCCTGCCTCGCCGCTGACTTTCGCCGGGTTGCCATCGGCGTCCCTGAACGAGAGAGCCGCCCGGCCGCTCTCCATCGCTTCACGGAAGTCGCGGTTGTTGTTGCCGTTGGAAACGAGAAAGAAGCCGAAGGAATCGCCGGCCGAAAGGTTGGCCAACTCTACCGTGCTCTGGCCCGGCACCAGATCGCCGCCCTGATTGATGCCGCCATAGATGCGGTTGATGGCGGCCAGCTGGTCGGCGTCGGCGCCCTGATCCTGCCATGCCTTGAGCACGTCGGCCTTGTTGGCTCCGGACGCATTCTCCCAGATCATCGACACGTCGCTGATCGTGCCGTCTTCACCGATCTTGTAGTAGCCGAGCGCGTTCTTGTGACCGGCACCCTCGCCGACAAAGGTCACGCTGACCGGAAAATCCTGCTCCAGCGACAGGTTGTTGATCTTCTTGGTACCGTTTATGTACTCCGGATTGACGTGGCTGCGCTCGCCGCTGAACGGGTCCAGATACTCCCATGTCTCCGATTCGTCCGGCGGGTTCAGCATTTCACCGGCGGAATCGAACACGATCAGCCCGCTGCTGGCGTTGATCTCGGGGCGGAACGCGACCGGGTCCGGTGCATCAGGCACGGTCATCTGTACGGGCTGTCCCGCGCCAGCCAGTCCGATGGCCGGCCCATCGGCCAAAGCCGGAATGGCGAACATGCCGTAGTCCGGCGCCGATGCACTATCGGCGAAAAGATCCGGCGTATCCGGCACCGACAGCGCGGTTGCCTGCCAGGACGGCAGATCGGCAATCTCCAGATCCGAGGGGCTGAACGACCGGCTTTGGATGGCCGAAGGTGTCCAGACCGCAGGCGACGCGACAGTGGCGGCAAACGGCGCCACGCCGTCGAGGCCGCTCAGCGTCGTTTCACCCAGTGCATCCGGGCCCACCGGTACCGGTCCGGGAGCATCCAACGCCGGCAGTTCGTCGAAGCCGGGAAGTTCGGGAACTGCGGCGGCGGCGTCAGGTTGCGGGCGATCCGGCACCGCTGCCGATCCATCAGCAGGCGTGTTCGGGCCGTCATCCGGGCCGGTGCCTGCGGGCGGCGGAACGTCTGCAGCCGGTATGCCGCTGTCCTGCCGAAGGTCAGCATTAGAAGCCGCCGCTCCGCTGCGGCCGGCATCGCCCCTGTTCTCGCTTTCCCTCGCTGCGGATGTCAGGGTGTCGATGGTGCCGCTGTCGCCGGGCTCGATCCCCGACTCAATACCCGATTCAAGACCGGGCGCCGTCGTCGTGGAGAACCGGGCACCGGTCCCGACATCGCCCCCGACGGCAGCCCCGAGATCCGGGTCGACGAACCCCAGGGGGTCGGCCGGATAACCAGCGCCACGGGCGGTCGTCGGTGTGTCCGTGGCCGATCCCGTTACACCCTCGGGGGGCGCGGGCACGGCGGCCGGATCAGGATCCTCGCCATGCAGGACCTGGAGGGTTTCCAGCCGGGCATCATTGACGCTGACCGAAACGCCGCCAGCGTCGTTGGTCTCGGCCGCCGGTTTCAACGCCGCTCGCGACAGAGCTGTCAGCTCGTCGTTGATCACGTCGTCCGTCAGTTGCGCGCCGTCCTGCTGCTCCGCCATGAGCCCCTCCGTCCTTCATCGACCGGTCAGTCGCCGATCGGGATATGCGAGGATCGCCGTGCACCAGCGCCGGCCGATCCGATCAATCAAATCTGGTTTCAATCGACAGAGCGGACACAATTAATTCTATAATAAGTTGCAGTTAATGCGGTGGACCCGGCCGCAGCTGGCGCCGACACCGCTCTACAGACTGCCGAGGAAACGTTAACAAGGTGTTGATACGGTCCATCGGGATACCCGCCGCTGGAAAAGGCAGCTGAATCCCTTATGTTATTGAGGGACGCGGGGGCGTGACTGCATTTCCGGGAGGATGAACGATGACGAAGGCCGCACTAGTCGCCCTGATGACCGCCACTATCGTCGTGGCCGGCGGTTGTACGACCAATCAGCAACGGCTGAGCGGTGCCGCGACAGGCGCGGCTGGCGGCGCTGTAATCGCCGGACCGATCGGCGCCGCTGTGGGTGGTGTCGGCGGCGCGCTTGCCGCACCGACGGTCGTCCGCGAAACGCGATGACCGGACCGTTCCGATCCACCCTTGGCCTGTTCAGTCCTGCGGGGCCGATCTATGCCTGTGGAGGACGAAAACGATCCAGGGCCGCAAACGCCGACTCATAGGGCGCAAATCGGTCCATCTGGTCGTTCTTCTCAGCCATCGTGGCCGGTTCCTGTTCGCCGTCGGAGTCGGCGTGCGGGCCGACAAACCCCATGATCGGGCCGACGGCCTCGCGGGGTGATCCGTCGGCTCGCGGCCGGTTGATCACGGCGTCTACGATGCGCCGGAACGCGGACTCGGCCTCAACGGCCGGAAGGATGAAAAACCGCCAGTCATCCGGCGTCTCGCGCTTGCCCACCGGCCGTGCCGGCGTGGCGAGCACCAGGAAATCGGCCTGGGCCTGCGGCGCGGCTGCACGGTTGACGATGGGCGCACCGTCGCGGACGCTTTCCGTCACACTGCCCCCGGACACCCAGCCATAGCGATTGGTGGCCGTCACCGCGAGCTGGGCCTCCCGCTCTCCGTTGATGATATGCAGATCGACGTTGTCGCTGAGTGGCGCATCGACCGTCGGCAGGACCGTCCAGCCCCGCGATTCCAGGGCGTCGGTCACCGCGTCAATACCGGCCGACGCGAGCGCCTTCTGCCAACCTGTCTGTTTTCCCGCGCTGCTCTTCGCCAAGGCCGTAACCCTTCCTGATTGTTCGCCTGATTTCTCGATTGCACGCCGATCATCCTGCACATGGATATCGGCCGCGGCTATCCCAAGGCCCCTCATACCGGACCCGCGCCAACCACGGAAGAGGGATCACCCCGAATACTCCCGCCCGATACTCCCGCCCGCCCCCCGGAAAGACGCAGCGGCGCAGACGAACCGCATGCCGACAAATGCGCGGGAATATGTCATTCTCGCCGCAACGACTGCCACGACCGAACTGGAACCATCAATGCGTATCGCCCTTGCCGGATTCAACCTGGAATCCGTCAGTTTTCTGCCCTCCGAAACCAGTATCGCCGATTTCGAGCATTTCGAAGCCAAAGGCGATGCCATCATTCCCCGATTCCGGGGCACCAACACGGTCATGGGCGGATTCATCGACGCCTGCGACGCGGCCGGGGCCGAGATGCTGCCCATCGTCCAGACCGAGGCCGGCGCCCGCGGTTCGGCGTCGGAGGCCGCTTTCAAGCATTACGCCTCGATGATCGTCGACGCGATCCGGGCCGAGGCCGGGCGGCTGGACGGCGTGCTGCTGCACCTGCACGGTGCGCTGACCACCCCCAGCCGCACCGACCCGGACGGCGACATCGTCGCCATGGTGCGCGCCGCCATCGGCCCGGACATGCCGATGATGCTAGCGCTCGACTACCACGCCAACATCGATGCCGCGTCGATCGGCGGCGCCGACGCGACCTTCGGCTATCACTACTCGCCCCATATCGACATGGGCGAGACCGGGCGCCGCGCCGGAAACTGCCTGGTCCGGACGCTGCGGGGCGAGATCAGGCCGACAACGGCGATCGTCAAGCCGGGCCTGATGGTGCCCAGCATTCTCAGCGCCACCGGACTGCACCCATTGGCCGAATTCGTCGAACAGTCGCTGCGCCTGCCGGCCGAGGACGCCCGCATCATCGATGCCACCGTGTTCGCCGGATTTTCCTATGCCGATGTGCCGAACTGCGGGTTCTCGGTCGTCGTTGTCACCGATGGCGATCCCGACCTGGCGCACCGAACCGCACTGACGCTGTCGGACAAAATTTTCCAGGCGCGCGAGGCGCTTTACAAACCGGGTTTCGCAATGGAGATGGCCACCGGCGTCGACCACGCACTTGCCGTGGCCGCCACGGCCGACGCACCGGTGGTGATCCTGGAACATGCCGACCGGATGAACGACAGCACCCACATCCTCCGCACGCTGGTCGAGCGCGGCGCCAAGGGTGTTGCCGTTCCCTATCTTTGGGACGCCGAAACCGCCCGCGACGCCTGCGCTCTCGGTACCGGCAGCGTGGGCAGGTTCATGGTCGGCGGCAAGTCCGACCCTCGCGCCGGCGGACCTGTCCTGATGGAAGCAGAAATTCTGTGGGCGGGACACAAGCAGTATATCGGCACGGGACCGTTGCGCAAAGACAGCCCGGTCGATCTCGGCTGTACCGCCGTTCTGCGCAGCGGCGGCATCACCGTCAGCGTGACCGAGGTGCCGACGACCGCCATTGACGAGGACCCGTTCCGGCAGTTCGGCATGGCGCCGGGAGATTTCGACATCGTTGTCCTGCGATCGAAAACCCATTTCCGCGCCATCTGGGAGCCGATCGCCGCTGAAATCGTCATCGTAGACACACCGGACTGGGGACCGGCGGACCTTCTGTCGCTGCCCTATCGGCATGTGCCGAAAACTGCTTATCCGTTCTCGGCGGCTGGCTCCTGAGGGCTGCGGCGCTGTGCGGGCAGGAACTCACGCGATGACGATGGGTTCGCAGACCACGCGGCGGATCGGATCGTTCGGGTCGATCGCGGTCCAGGTATTCGGCCTGGTCAGAACGGTTGTGTCTCCCGGCTCGACCGCATCGAGACGTTGCGGGTTCACGCAATCATAGATCTGCCGCTGAAGGACCATCGACCCGAACCGCTGCACCAGCATCACATCCACGACAGCGAGGGACGGAGAGTCTGCCGGACGGACGATGGTGGCACGATCGACGGCGGCAAAGCGCTTGACCGGGGGCGCGATCAGTGTCCAGGGCTCAAACGGGCTGGCGCCGGTAGCCGTTTCCACGACGATCACACTGGCGGGCAAGGTCCGGGCGACCGATCGAAACCATGTGTAGTCGGTCCAGACATGGAAAACGAGCATCGCAATGCCGGCGCCGATGATCGGCAACCATCCCGCAGTGGGCTTTGCTACCATCCGTCTGAACGCAATAACCAGAATGGCGGCCACGATACCAATCGATACCGTACTCAGAATTGTCAGCAGCATCGTTCGCATGCCTCGGTTCGGCGCCGCGAGGGGGCGGTGTTTTCTTGGTGCGCCTGTGGCCCCCGAGATAGACCTCGTGATAGCCACAAGGAAGTTACCACGTCGAACGGCCGATTCGAGGCCAAATATTTGGATGCTGAGCGTCATCGGCGTTCCGACGTTGCCAAGCCCGCCGACCATGGGCACCATCAGGCTGAATCAGACATCCATATTCAGGAGCCCCGGCCCTTGTCAGCATCGACCCCATCGCCCGACAGCCACCCTGGAAGCGCATTGTCGGCTGTCCGCCAGCCGATCCTTGACCTGCCGAAAAGCGGCATTCTCGATGTCGTGGACTATGCGCGCGGCCGCGACGACATCCTGGCGCTCTGGTTCGGCGAAGGCGACCTGCCGACTCCATCCTTTATCTGCGACGGAGCGTCGCGCGCCATGGCCGAGGGTCATACATTCTATACATGGCAGCGCGGCATCCCGCCACTGCGCGACGCCCTGTCGTCCTATCTCGGCCGGTTGCATGCCCAGCCGGTGCCCGTCGACCGGATCACGGTGACGACATCCGGCATGGCAGCGATCATGATCACGATGACTGCCCTGGTCGGTCCCGGCGACGGCGTCGCCGTCGTCAGCCCGGTCTGGCCGAACGTCTTCGCCGCGGCAGAGATCGCCGGCGCCCGGGTCACATCGATCCCGGCTGAACGGGAGCCGTCGGGCCACTGGACTCTGGATCTGGACCGGCTGTTCGCCGCCTGCGATGCCGATCCGTCGATCAAGGCGATCTTTCTCAATTCGCCCTGCAATCCCACCGGCTGGGTCTGTCCGGCGGCGGACATCGCGCGTCTGCTTGACTACGCCCGACGGCGCGGCCTCTGGATCATCGCCGACGAGGTCTATGGCCGCTTCACCTACGACACGGTCAGTGGATCACCGGCCGCCACCGCGCCAAGCTTTCTGGACATCGCCGATCCTGAGGACCGTCTGATCGTCGTCAACACCTTCTCCAAGAACTGGTGCATGACCGGATGGCGTATCGGCTGGATGGTCACGCCGGCATCGTTGGGGCCGACCCTGGAAAAGCTCGTTCAATTCTCGACGTCCGGCACCGCACCGTTCCTGCAGTATGGCGCGCTGACCGCTCTTTGTGACGGCGAAGACTTTTTCCAGGACCTGCTCGCCCGCTGCGCCGCTGCCCGGCATACCGTCGTTGACACGCTCGCAGGCCTGCCGTCCGTTGACCTGGCGGCGCCGATGGGCGGATTTTACGCGTTCTTCCGTGTCGCGGGAGAACCGGACAGCGCCCGGCTGGCCAAACGGCTCATCGATGATGCCGGTGTCGGGCTGGCCCCCGGTGTGGCTTTCGGGCCCGGCGGCGAGGACTATCTGCGGCTGTGCTTTGCCGGGTCGCCCGATCTGGTCGCACGGGCGACGAAACGGCTGGCGGACGCTCTCAGCTGACCGCCGGCCCGGCGCGGGAAGCATTCAGGCCGGCCCCACCGTGCCCTCTGGCCGGTCGCGCGGCGGGGCCGCGACGGTCATCAAGATGGCGCCGCCCGCCGCCAACGCCAGGACGATCGTGGCCATCCCCGCCCGCTGGCTCTGAAACAGGCTGGTGGCAACGCCGTACATCACAGGCCCGATGAACGAGATTGACTTGCCGGCAAGGGCATAGAGGCCGAACATTTCCGTCTCCATGCCCTTTGGCGCCATTCTTGCCATCATGGATCGGCTGGCCGCCTGCGTCGGACCGACGAAGGTTCCAAGTGCCAGCGCCAGTACGATGAACAGTGTCGCATCGGAGATGGCCAGAATCGTAATCCCGAGGCCCACCAGCGCCGACAGCGCGACCAGGATCGTCGGCTTGGGTCCAACCCAGTCATCGATGAAGGCGAAACCGGCCGCGCCCAGTCCCGCTGTCACATTCAGGCCGATCGCGAACATCAGGATCTGTTCAAAGGTCAGGCCGAATGTCCCGGCGGCATAGAGCCCGCCGACCGCAAACAGCGTCGAGAGCCCATCGCGATAGAGCGCGCTGGCGATCAGGAAGCGCACCAGATTGGCCTGTTGTCGAATCTGTTTCAGGGTATGCCAGAGGATCGACAGACCCCTGGTGATCTGGCGTGGCATTGGTTCGCCGGTGGGCGGCGTGTCCGGCGTGAAAAGAAAAAGCGGTATCGCGAAAACCGTGAACCACACCGCGACCAGCAGGGCCGTGGCACGCACATTCTCGGCGTTCTCCGTCGAGAAGCCGAATATCGGCGTCTCGGCCTGGACCAGCAGGAAGAGACACGCCGCAAGGCAGGCAAGGCCGCCGGCATATCCCATGGCCCATCCCCAGCCGCTGATCCGGCCGATCATGCCGGGCGGTGCGATGGTGGGCAGCATGGCGTTGTAGAAGACGGAGCCCAGCTCGAAGGCGACAGACGCGATGATGATAAGGACGAGCGCATAGATCACGAATGCGTCATCCGGCTCGGCGAACCACATCATGGCCGTTGCGGTGACGGTCACCGCCAGAAAAAAGAGGATCCACGGCTTGCGCCGGCCGCCGCGGTCCGCGATGGAGCCGAGAACGGGGCTGAGTAGCGCCACCGCCAATCCGGCAACGCCGATGGCATAACCCCAGACCGCAGCGCCGTCGGTTTCGTCGCCATAGATCCCGCGCGCGAAATAAACCGAGAAAATGAACGTGCCGATGACGGTGTTGAAGGCAGAGTTGGCCCAATCATACAGGCACCACGCTCCCAGACCCAGACGCCGGCGCGCCGGCGTCTGGGCCGCGTGACTGTCAGCAGGCGATATATCGGTGTTGCGATCGGGCACGGGGGTTCGGGCTTTCCTGGTCGATCCGAAAAACGCCCGAGACCCTACCACGGCAATTCCTGCCGCAATCACGATAAAATGCCGTGCCCGCAACCGATTCGGTCAGATGCCGCTCCCGCTGCGCGTGAACGACACCCGCGACCGGTTATTCTTCGCCTTCGTACTCGGGAAGTTCGTCGAATTCTGCCTCGGTTATCGACAGCACAACGACTTCGTTCTCCTGGTCGAACGTGATATCGGCAACATCGACCGCCTTGGTCTCGGCGCCGAGTCCCAGCAGGCCGCCGGTCTCGATGAGGATTCTGCCACCACCCTGCTGAATGACGTCTTCGACTTCGCCAAGTTCCTCACCATCGCTGCTTTCGACCGTCGCGCCGATCAGCGCCTCGGTATCCAGGTCGCCGAGAACGGTGGCACCCGCATCCGCGCCTGCTTCCGCTTCGGTATCCGTTTCGGTGCCCATATCGGCATCAGCATCCACGTCCATATCGGCGTCCGCATCGACATCGGCGCCGACGTCAGCATCGGCCTCACCGTCCGTGCTGCCTTCGGTTTCGAGCTCGGCTTCGATATCGGTTTCCGCGCCGACGCCGGCGTCGGTATCCTGCTGCGCAGCCACCAGTGAGGTGCCGGACATGGTCAGTGCCAGAGCGGACACGGCGGCGATAAGTTTGCTTCTCATTTGATCCTCCAATGCAGAGATGAACGAGAAGGCATTTGGCGCCTTCAATCATAACAACACGGAGACCACTGGATGAAGTCCATGCTCGACGAATGTTGTCACACGCTGTGACAAAAAACGTGGCTGGCGTTATTGATGGAACCTTGTCGGAGCGACTAGTAACGGCTCAGCTTTTCGTTATTTCGCATCGATCATGACGGCATTTTCTTAAAATACCGCCACGACGCGATCAGATTACTCCCCGCCGCCTAGCCATGCTTCCAGCCCGGGGAGGCCCTCCAATCCGGCCGGTGCCGCCAATGCATAGGCCAGCATCCCTTCGGCGCGATACTGGAAGGCGATGTCGTCACGTTCGATCGCGTTCTGGAAGCGACCGTCCTCACTCCAGTTGGGCTGGACGTAGAGGCTGACTTTTCGCCCCTCGTCATCGATATAGTGGAAGACCGCGCCGACCCGGCCTTCTACGGGAATAATTTCCGACGACACGAGACGGAACGAGTCCCGCGACATCGGCGGTTGGAAACTGGCTCCGCCCAGTCCTTCGGCAAGGGTCGTCAGAACCGAACTCAACCGGTCTTCGCTGATGGCGTCGCTGGCCGTATCCGGCGAATACAGATTATAGGCGGAATAGGCCTGATTCATGAAGGTCTGGGCCTGCGCTTCGGCATAGATGCCCTGAATATAGCGCGCATGCCCGATCCAGCCGCCTGCCAGAGACGCGCCGAGCAGCAGCACGGTACCCGTCGCGGCGACGGCATACCGCCTCCACCGAGTCCGGGATGCACCAGCCCCGGATTTTCCAGCACGTATATTGCCGCCCCTCGCATCGCCATCCGAAAGCAATCCCGGCCTTCCCTGCAGTGCCGCGGCCGATTCCTTCCCCGGACTCGCATTGGCGGGTTCGGCCGCAGGCTGCCCATAGATAAGGCGGCGGAGATGTTCCGGCGTTTCGGCCGGCAGTTTGCGATCGTACAGCGCCCGTAATGCCGCGCCCTGGAACCGGTAATCCTCTGCCCGAGCCATCGCCTCGGGATCGTCGCTCAACCGATATGCGGTATACGCAAGCTGCTCCGGCGCCATTTCGCCATCCAGATAGGCGTTCAGCTCGTCATCGGATATCTTGCGGGATGCGTCTGTCATTTGACCTCCCGAGCCTGCTGTTGAGTGTCGGATGCTTCCAGCCAATCCCGCAACGCGGATCGTGCCCGCGAAAGCCGGGATCGAACAGTGCCGACCGGCACATCGAGCGTCTCTGCCGCCTCCTCGTAGCCCATTCCCTCCAGACCAATCAGGAATAGGACGGTCCTTTGATCGAATGGAAGGCGCCACAATGCCGCTTCAAGATCACGCAACATAATGTGGTCGTCCTGGGTAGCTGCGGCAATGTCCGACGGCACCGTCCCGTCCTCTGTCGTCGACTCCCGCCAGCCGCGCCGTTTCCCGTTAATGAACAGATTGTGCTGAATTGTGAACAGCCATGCACGCATCTTCGTTCCGGGTGTCCAAAGATGGATTCGGCTGAGGGCCCGGACGAGCGTGTCCTGTAACAGATCATCGGCCGCCGTCGCGTCGCGGGTCAGAAACAACGCATACCGTTGCAAGTGCGGTATTTCCTGCTCAATCAGACTTTGCGGCTCGGGCATGATGTCCATGGACAGTGTCGGTGCAGCGCGGTCCGGCACGAGGTCCGTGGCGCCTGACGTGATTATCATCGTACCACGCGGTTGACAACATGTTGTCACAAGCACAGCCCACGCGGTGAACGCGCCGCAAGGGACGGCAACCGGGCACCGGCAACGTCAGCTTCTGCTATGCCGCCTTCAGGCGATGACGAACGCGATCACCGCCGCAACAAAGGCCGCCGCCAGACCGAAAACCAACCGCCCAAGGGTGGCGTGACGCATGACCCCCTCCTGTCAATCGTACTTGAATCTTTCGGCGACGATCCGATCGCCTGGCACGCCCATACCCACCAGCGCATCCTCCACCACCGTCATCATCATGGCCGGCCCGCAAACCAGATAGAGTGTGTCGCGAGGAAGTGCGTCCGGCAGACATGCGCGCAGTACGTCGGGCGTCAGATTCCCGACTTTGCCCGTCCATCCCTCGGGCGGCTCCGACAGGACCAGATCGACCCGCATGTCAAGTACAGCCGCGGCCTGCTCCAGGCGATCGCGGTACATGATCTGGGATTCCAGACGATTGCCGTAAATCAGATGAACCGGTAGCGGATAATTCGTATCGACCAGATGCGCCAGGATTCCCGCCATTGGCGCCAGCCCGACGCCCCCGGCGATCATGACCAGGCCGGCGGAATCGGCGCTCTGCGCGGCACCTTCCGGCGCGCGTCCGTCGACAGGACGATCGCGGCCAGTCGTCGTGAAGCTCCCGTGCGGGCCGTCCAGAAAAGCCCGTGTACCCGTTGCTATTTCGCCGATCCGACTGGTGAAATCACCACTTTCCTTGATGGCGAAACCGATCCTCGGCAGGGCGGATGGCGGCGTCGCTATCGAGAACGGATGCTCGGTGAGGCTATAGGGTTTGTGGCCCAGATTGAGCCAGGCGAACTGGCCGGGTGCGTGCACCGGAATCCTGCCATCGGCATGCTCCGGTTCGACGACCACCTCCCAGGTCCGGTCGGCGATCCGGCGATTTGACACGACGCGATAGGGACGGCGAGCCTTGATGACGGGCTTGACACCGTAGACGAACAGCACCGATCCGACGGCCACCGCCGTCATTGCCATCCAGTACCACGCCAGCAGCCCGGAACCGCTGTGGGTCCCGACTGCCAGAGTGTGATCCAGCGCCAGAACGGCAATAGCAACCGCGCCGACGCCATGGCTGAGGCGCCAAGCCTCGTAGCCGACCCCAAGCCGGTCGCGGAAGATGGCCATCACGACCAGGACGATCAACAGTACCCATGCGACGACACCGGTGCGGAGCCCGGTCGATGAGACCATCCCCACAAGCATCGCCCAGGCACCGGCCGGATTGTCGGGGAGCCGGGCCAAGGGGTAGAGCAATGGGTGCGCAACGATGAAGCCGAGCACGATCCACGCGGCGAGTTGATGGAAACGCATCGTGACATCGATGCCCACCTTGCCCGAAACACGCTCGAACCGTCCTGACAAGACGAACTGCACAAGCATCAGCGAGAAAGCCACCATCACAAGTCCGCCGGAAAGCGCGCGCAGAATTGGCTGGTCGCCCGCATCGCCGAACCAGGCAATGATCAACGGCAGAATGCCCAGCAGAAAATACCCGCCGATCAACGCGGCGGGCGAAAGTCCGGGCAGGTGCCGCGGGGCTTGGGTCGATGGCATGACGGCTCCGTTGCAGGTTTCGGTCGTTGCCAAACTATTGCGCCGGCCAGAGTTCGACATTGAGCAGGATCAATGTCTGACCGAGACGTCGCCCTGTTGATCGGTGGGACCGCTTTCCGCTGCCGGATCCTCAACGGGATCCGCTGCCGGCCCCACGGTTGGCCCGGATTCCGGTTCGGTCCCGTCGGCTTCGACCTCAGCCATCGACAGGGATGCCTGCGTGGAGTTGCGCGCGATCCCGACATAGCTGCCCTTCTCGTCGGATGACGGCGCCGATCGCTGACGCAGGCGGTGCAGGGTGAACAGCGTGAACACCCCGTGGACGGCCGCCGTGAATGCGAACAGGCCGCTATCGCCCAATTGGCGCATGGCCAGAGCTGCCATCGCCGGCCCGACCGCCGCGCCGATGCCATAGACGACAAGAAGGCCGCTGGAGGTCGCTACAAATTCATCCCGCGGCGTGAAATCGTTGGCATGAGAAACCGCCAGCGGATAAAGCGGGTAGATGAACAGACCATAGACGCCGACGCCGACGATCAGAACCATCGGCGACAATGCTGGCAGGAACCGCGGGCCGGCGACAAGGGCGATGCCGATCACGCTGGCAGATACCGTGCAGGCCAGCATGATCTTGCGTCGGTCGAAGATATCGGACAGCCGGCCGAGCGGAAACTGGGCCAGGGCACCACCCAGCAGGGACGCCGCCACGAACAGCGCGATCTCCGGCGTCGCAAGACCGAGGCGCTGGGCGAAAACGGCGCCCAGCGCACCGAACGCGCCATTTGCCAGGCCGACAGCCAGACACCCGCCGACGCCGACCGGCGAAATCTGATAGAGACGCCGAATATCGAGCCTGATGCGGGAAACCGTCGCCGGCGCCGCGACCTTCGACAGCGCCGTGGGAATGAGCGAACAGACAACCGCGATCGTTGTAATCGCAAAAAGCGTGAATGCCATGGGATCGGCCGCGCCCAGCAGCAGGGTCCCGGCCATCACGGCCGCCAGGTTGACGGCCATATAGAGGGAAAAAACCAGCCCGCGGCTTGTATTGGTGGCCTTTTCGTTCAGCCAGCTCTCGGTAATCATCGCCAGCCCGGCAAGGGCGAACCCGGTGATGACGCGCAGC
This window encodes:
- a CDS encoding ferric reductase-like transmembrane domain-containing protein — encoded protein: MPSTQAPRHLPGLSPAALIGGYFLLGILPLIIAWFGDAGDQPILRALSGGLVMVAFSLMLVQFVLSGRFERVSGKVGIDVTMRFHQLAAWIVLGFIVAHPLLYPLARLPDNPAGAWAMLVGMVSSTGLRTGVVAWVLLIVLVVMAIFRDRLGVGYEAWRLSHGVGAVAIAVLALDHTLAVGTHSGSGLLAWYWMAMTAVAVGSVLFVYGVKPVIKARRPYRVVSNRRIADRTWEVVVEPEHADGRIPVHAPGQFAWLNLGHKPYSLTEHPFSIATPPSALPRIGFAIKESGDFTSRIGEIATGTRAFLDGPHGSFTTTGRDRPVDGRAPEGAAQSADSAGLVMIAGGVGLAPMAGILAHLVDTNYPLPVHLIYGNRLESQIMYRDRLEQAAAVLDMRVDLVLSEPPEGWTGKVGNLTPDVLRACLPDALPRDTLYLVCGPAMMMTVVEDALVGMGVPGDRIVAERFKYD
- a CDS encoding MFS transporter yields the protein MRQTLLPISALLLGAAILLIGTGLQAVLLPVRAGLEGFSILSIGLMGASHAVGFILGCLITPWMIQRVGHVRTLAVLSAIAAATVLLYPLILDEYAWVALRVITGFALAGLAMITESWLNEKATNTSRGLVFSLYMAVNLAAVMAGTLLLGAADPMAFTLFAITTIAVVCSLIPTALSKVAAPATVSRIRLDIRRLYQISPVGVGGCLAVGLANGAFGALGAVFAQRLGLATPEIALFVAASLLGGALAQFPLGRLSDIFDRRKIMLACTVSASVIGIALVAGPRFLPALSPMVLIVGVGVYGLFIYPLYPLAVSHANDFTPRDEFVATSSGLLVVYGIGAAVGPAMAALAMRQLGDSGLFAFTAAVHGVFTLFTLHRLRQRSAPSSDEKGSYVGIARNSTQASLSMAEVEADGTEPESGPTVGPAADPVEDPAAESGPTDQQGDVSVRH
- a CDS encoding PRC-barrel domain-containing protein, with translation MRSKLIAAVSALALTMSGTSLVAAQQDTDAGVGAETDIEAELETEGSTDGEADADVGADVDADADMDVDADADMGTETDTEAEAGADAGATVLGDLDTEALIGATVESSDGEELGEVEDVIQQGGGRILIETGGLLGLGAETKAVDVADITFDQENEVVVLSITEAEFDELPEYEGEE
- a CDS encoding sigma-70 family RNA polymerase sigma factor, whose protein sequence is MIITSGATDLVPDRAAPTLSMDIMPEPQSLIEQEIPHLQRYALFLTRDATAADDLLQDTLVRALSRIHLWTPGTKMRAWLFTIQHNLFINGKRRGWRESTTEDGTVPSDIAAATQDDHIMLRDLEAALWRLPFDQRTVLFLIGLEGMGYEEAAETLDVPVGTVRSRLSRARSALRDWLEASDTQQQAREVK
- a CDS encoding MFS transporter, with product MIAAGIAVVGSRAFFGSTRKARTPVPDRNTDISPADSHAAQTPARRRLGLGAWCLYDWANSAFNTVIGTFIFSVYFARGIYGDETDGAAVWGYAIGVAGLAVALLSPVLGSIADRGGRRKPWILFFLAVTVTATAMMWFAEPDDAFVIYALVLIIIASVAFELGSVFYNAMLPTIAPPGMIGRISGWGWAMGYAGGLACLAACLFLLVQAETPIFGFSTENAENVRATALLVAVWFTVFAIPLFLFTPDTPPTGEPMPRQITRGLSILWHTLKQIRQQANLVRFLIASALYRDGLSTLFAVGGLYAAGTFGLTFEQILMFAIGLNVTAGLGAAGFAFIDDWVGPKPTILVALSALVGLGITILAISDATLFIVLALALGTFVGPTQAASRSMMARMAPKGMETEMFGLYALAGKSISFIGPVMYGVATSLFQSQRAGMATIVLALAAGGAILMTVAAPPRDRPEGTVGPA